In a genomic window of Thiosocius teredinicola:
- a CDS encoding SulP family inorganic anion transporter — translation MFPLTCPGKKCIKNDVLSGLTVALALVPEAVAFAFVAGVEPIVGLYGAFMMGLITALIGGRPGMISGATGAMAVVMVSLVMEHGVNYLFAALLLTGAIQITAGLLRLGKFIRLVPYPVMLGFVNGLAIVIFLAQLKQFEVPGAGGTSEWLGGTALWVMLGLVALTMAIIHWLPKLTVAVPASLAAILSVSLLAIGLDLDARTVQDVLRDMTGDPAATIAGGLPSFSLPSVPLTWETFNIILPYSVILAGVGLIESLLTLNLIDEITETRGRGNKECVGQGVANSVNGLFGGMGGCAMIGQSLININSGGRGRLSGITAAVFLLIFILFASDLIEMIPVAALVGVMFMVVLGTFEWATFRMFGKVPLSDTLISVLVAVVTVIADLAIAVVVGVIVSALVFAWEHAKQMGAKTFIDESGTKVYELRGPLFFGSIHAFHELFDPKNDPSNVVVDFYDSRVADHSGLEAIDTLAERYKRIGKTLHLKHLSQECRNLLEQAGDLVEVNMVEDPKYRVADDRLA, via the coding sequence ATGTTCCCCCTCACCTGTCCCGGCAAGAAATGTATCAAGAACGACGTATTGTCGGGTCTGACCGTCGCACTCGCGCTGGTTCCGGAAGCGGTTGCTTTTGCCTTCGTCGCCGGTGTCGAACCGATCGTCGGCCTCTACGGCGCCTTCATGATGGGTCTGATCACCGCGCTGATCGGCGGACGTCCAGGCATGATCTCGGGCGCTACCGGCGCCATGGCGGTGGTCATGGTGTCGCTGGTCATGGAGCATGGTGTCAACTACCTGTTCGCCGCGCTGCTGCTTACCGGTGCGATCCAAATTACGGCGGGCCTGCTGCGCCTGGGTAAGTTCATCCGCCTGGTGCCGTACCCGGTGATGCTGGGTTTCGTTAATGGCCTGGCGATCGTGATCTTCCTGGCACAACTGAAGCAATTCGAGGTACCCGGAGCCGGCGGCACGAGCGAATGGCTGGGTGGCACAGCATTGTGGGTGATGCTCGGGCTGGTCGCGTTGACCATGGCCATCATCCATTGGCTGCCGAAGCTCACGGTTGCAGTCCCGGCCTCGCTCGCCGCCATCCTGTCGGTCAGCCTGCTGGCGATCGGCCTGGATCTCGACGCGCGCACCGTTCAGGATGTGCTGCGCGACATGACCGGCGACCCCGCCGCGACGATCGCCGGCGGACTGCCGAGTTTCAGTCTGCCGAGCGTTCCGCTGACCTGGGAAACCTTCAACATCATTCTGCCGTACAGCGTGATCCTCGCCGGCGTGGGACTGATCGAGTCACTGCTGACGCTCAACCTGATCGACGAGATCACCGAGACACGGGGACGCGGCAACAAGGAGTGCGTCGGCCAGGGCGTGGCCAACTCGGTCAACGGCCTGTTCGGCGGCATGGGGGGCTGCGCGATGATCGGCCAGTCGCTGATCAACATCAATTCCGGCGGGCGCGGCCGCCTGTCGGGCATCACGGCCGCGGTCTTCCTGTTGATCTTCATTCTGTTCGCGTCCGACCTGATCGAGATGATCCCGGTGGCAGCTCTGGTCGGCGTGATGTTCATGGTCGTGCTCGGCACGTTCGAGTGGGCCACGTTCCGCATGTTCGGCAAGGTGCCGCTTTCGGATACGCTGATCTCCGTCCTGGTGGCGGTCGTCACCGTGATCGCCGACCTGGCCATTGCGGTCGTCGTTGGCGTGATCGTTTCTGCGCTGGTGTTCGCCTGGGAACACGCCAAGCAGATGGGCGCAAAAACCTTCATCGACGAATCCGGCACCAAGGTGTACGAGCTGCGTGGCCCGCTGTTCTTCGGCTCGATACATGCGTTTCACGAACTGTTCGATCCGAAGAACGATCCAAGCAACGTGGTCGTGGACTTCTACGACTCACGCGTCGCCGATCACTCGGGGCTCGAGGCGATCGACACCTTGGCGGAACGCTACAAGCGCATCGGGAAAACGCTGCACCTCAAACACCTCAGCCAGGAGTGCCGCAACCTGCTCGAGCAGGCGGGCGATCTGGTCGAGGTCAACATGGTGGAAGACCCGAAATACCGGGTTGCCGACGACCGTCTGGCGTAG
- a CDS encoding cation:proton antiporter family protein, protein MQDLAPLNLAAIDVMHVVPLGVAFLLGLVAKAANLPPLMGFLAAGFILGALGMHDTPMLEEIADLGVTLLLFTIGLKLHVKDLAAPVVWLTASVHMLITTVVVALLLSALALTGLSFFSAFDTNTALLIGFALSFSSTVFAVKVFEGRAEMSAIHGRIAIGLLIVQDIFAVVFIAISAGKVPSVWAFLLFALIPLRPLFFRLLEAVGHGELLVLMGWLLPLVGAGLFELVGIKADLGALVLGILLAGHAKTNELAKSLLSFKDLFLIGFFLSIGLSGELSWAVLGAALLLVLLLLPLKALLYFLLMTRQHMRARSATLASAALTNFSEFGLIVGAIGVTNGWLDGSWLSVLAVALALSFLLASPLNAMSKRLYARWRHPLHRFETRTRLPGDDMIRPGKAQVVVFGMGRVGTGAYDYLRSIWGDVVLGIDINADYVDRHSAKGRNVVLGDATDADFWARAERSGRVKLALLAFSDHESNMAVARLLKEQGFELELASVAHYPDHEEALRSAGVNAVFNFYASAGESFAEHVAEEFGDRIDKELGQPA, encoded by the coding sequence ATGCAAGACCTCGCTCCCCTGAATCTGGCCGCGATCGATGTGATGCACGTGGTGCCGCTCGGTGTGGCGTTTCTGCTCGGCCTTGTCGCCAAGGCGGCAAACCTGCCACCGTTGATGGGATTCCTCGCCGCAGGTTTCATTCTCGGCGCCTTGGGCATGCACGACACGCCGATGCTGGAGGAGATCGCCGACCTCGGCGTGACCTTGCTGCTGTTCACCATCGGACTGAAACTGCACGTCAAAGACCTGGCCGCCCCCGTCGTCTGGCTCACGGCCAGCGTGCACATGCTGATCACGACAGTTGTCGTGGCCCTGTTGCTCAGCGCGCTCGCACTTACCGGCCTGAGTTTCTTTTCCGCCTTCGATACGAACACGGCGTTGCTGATCGGTTTCGCCTTGAGTTTTTCGAGCACCGTATTCGCGGTCAAGGTATTCGAAGGGCGCGCCGAGATGAGCGCTATCCACGGCCGGATCGCGATCGGCCTGCTGATCGTGCAAGACATCTTCGCGGTGGTCTTCATCGCCATCTCGGCGGGCAAGGTGCCGAGTGTCTGGGCATTCTTATTGTTTGCCCTGATCCCGTTGCGCCCCCTGTTCTTCCGGCTGCTTGAGGCCGTCGGCCATGGGGAACTGCTGGTATTGATGGGCTGGTTGTTGCCGCTGGTGGGCGCCGGGCTGTTCGAACTGGTCGGCATCAAGGCCGACCTCGGCGCATTGGTGTTGGGTATCCTGCTCGCCGGTCACGCCAAGACCAACGAGCTGGCCAAGTCGTTGTTGAGCTTCAAGGACCTGTTCCTGATCGGCTTTTTCCTGTCGATCGGCCTGTCCGGCGAACTCAGTTGGGCGGTGCTCGGTGCCGCATTGCTCCTGGTGCTTCTGCTGCTGCCGCTCAAGGCCCTGTTGTATTTCCTGCTGATGACGCGTCAGCACATGCGCGCGCGCAGCGCGACGCTGGCATCGGCCGCGTTGACCAACTTCAGCGAGTTCGGCTTGATCGTCGGTGCGATCGGCGTCACCAACGGTTGGCTGGACGGCAGCTGGCTGTCGGTGCTGGCGGTTGCCCTTGCACTGAGCTTCCTACTCGCTTCACCGCTCAACGCGATGTCGAAACGCCTGTACGCCCGCTGGCGTCATCCGTTGCACCGCTTCGAGACACGCACGCGCCTGCCGGGCGACGATATGATCCGTCCCGGCAAGGCACAGGTCGTCGTGTTCGGCATGGGCAGGGTCGGCACCGGTGCATACGACTATCTGCGTTCGATCTGGGGCGACGTGGTACTGGGCATCGACATCAACGCCGATTATGTGGATCGCCACAGCGCGAAAGGACGCAATGTCGTACTCGGCGACGCAACCGATGCCGATTTCTGGGCACGTGCGGAACGCAGCGGACGGGTCAAGCTGGCCTTGCTGGCGTTCTCCGACCACGAGTCGAACATGGCGGTGGCGCGCCTGCTGAAAGAGCAAGGCTTCGAACTCGAACTGGCATCCGTCGCCCACTATCCCGACCACGAAGAGGCGCTGCGCAGTGCCGGCGTCAATGCAGTGTTCAACTTCTACGCAAGTGCGGGCGAGAGTTTCGCCGAGCATGTCGCCGAGGAGTTCGGCGATCGTATCGACAAAGAGCTAGGTCAGCCCGCATAA